A genomic region of Desulfomicrobium macestii contains the following coding sequences:
- a CDS encoding response regulator: protein MITRVLVVEDDVRIADLHRRFTERVEGCEVVGIAHRLDDARDMAQALEPHLILLDLYFPEGPGTDLLREIRAQNLEIDVILITAAREVGTLKEALRGGVFDYLIKPVTAERFHECLTKFCAYRERLGLGNAIEQHDVDTLLHPASPCPPLGSSCLPKGIDGLTLTKVRGAFEQTEPAGRSAEDVAELIGISRSTARRYLEYLISEGTLYADVVYGSVGRPERRYFSR, encoded by the coding sequence ATGATTACCAGGGTACTTGTTGTCGAAGACGATGTACGCATCGCGGATCTGCATCGCCGCTTCACCGAACGGGTCGAGGGCTGCGAAGTCGTCGGCATCGCCCACCGACTTGATGACGCGCGGGACATGGCCCAAGCCCTGGAGCCGCACCTCATCCTGCTTGACCTCTATTTCCCGGAAGGCCCCGGCACGGATCTTCTACGGGAAATCCGGGCCCAGAACCTGGAAATCGACGTCATCCTGATCACCGCAGCGCGCGAAGTCGGGACCTTGAAAGAGGCCCTGCGCGGCGGGGTATTCGACTATCTGATCAAACCCGTCACCGCCGAACGCTTCCATGAATGCCTGACCAAATTCTGCGCCTACCGGGAGCGCCTTGGACTTGGAAACGCCATCGAGCAGCACGACGTGGACACGCTGCTGCATCCCGCAAGTCCCTGCCCGCCCCTCGGCAGCAGCTGCCTCCCCAAGGGTATCGACGGTCTGACCCTGACCAAGGTGCGCGGCGCGTTCGAGCAAACCGAACCCGCAGGTCGCAGCGCGGAGGATGTGGCCGAACTGATCGGTATCAGCCGTTCCACCGCGCGCCGGTATCTTGAATACCTCATCTCCGAAGGCACGCTCTACGCCGACGTGGTCTACGGCAGCGTGGGCCGACCCGAACGCCGCTATTTCAGCCGCTGA
- a CDS encoding DUF2177 family protein yields the protein MNPIFWLKLYLFTIPVFFAIDMIWLGFVARNFYKTNLHHLLSPEVNWPAAFAFYFIYIAGILLFAVRPGLEAQSLVRACMFGALFGFFTYATYDLTNLATLRDWPVLVAVVDIAWGMVLCTLVAGGSYLIGVRLN from the coding sequence ATGAATCCGATTTTTTGGCTCAAGCTCTATTTGTTCACCATCCCTGTCTTCTTCGCCATCGACATGATCTGGCTGGGCTTCGTGGCCAGAAATTTCTACAAGACCAACCTGCATCATCTCTTGAGCCCGGAAGTCAATTGGCCTGCGGCGTTCGCGTTCTATTTCATATATATAGCGGGGATTCTTCTCTTTGCCGTCCGTCCTGGCCTGGAAGCCCAGTCTTTGGTCCGGGCCTGCATGTTTGGCGCGCTCTTCGGCTTTTTCACCTACGCCACGTACGATCTGACCAACCTCGCGACCTTGCGGGACTGGCCGGTGCTGGTCGCTGTGGTCGATATCGCCTGGGGCATGGTCCTGTGCACCCTCGTCGCCGGAGGCAGCTACCTCATCGGAGTGCGGCTGAACTGA
- the cobA gene encoding uroporphyrinogen-III C-methyltransferase gives MAKAYLIGAGPGDPGLITVKGQRLMQECEVVIYDYLASKTFLALCRPDAEIIYVGKKGGDHTLPQDQINDLIVAKVREGKNVARLKGGDPYIFGRGAEEAEELLEAGLEFEVVPGVTSAVAGAAYAGIPLTHRKYASSVSLITGHEDPTKPDSAHNWPALATAASTLCFYMGVKNLPYISAKLIENGMRADMPAALVRWGTTSEHQSWVSTIGEIPAMAEREGVKAPSMLVVGEVVQLHDTLNWFEKLPLHGKGVVVTRAREQASGLKDTLEGLGAACYEFPTITIVPLEDYAPVRAAIDRLQDYDWAIFTSVNGVRHFWNQLELVGKDARAFGAMQIAAIGPATAEALLERGIRPDFIPPKYVAESVVEGLLERGIAGKRVLIPRARVAREVLPEELAKVAAQVDVLPVYETQLTQEDGAEIIDLLEKGRLHYLTFSSSSTVENFFALVPADTLRPYVGQGLKICCIGPVTAGTLKDYGFTPDIMPEDYTIPALVEALVKG, from the coding sequence ATGGCCAAAGCATATCTCATCGGCGCGGGTCCCGGCGACCCGGGTCTCATCACGGTCAAGGGGCAGCGCCTCATGCAGGAATGCGAGGTCGTCATTTACGATTACCTTGCCAGCAAGACCTTTCTGGCCCTGTGCCGTCCCGACGCCGAGATCATCTATGTCGGCAAGAAGGGCGGCGACCATACCCTGCCCCAGGACCAGATCAACGACCTGATCGTGGCCAAAGTCAGGGAAGGCAAGAACGTGGCCCGCCTCAAGGGCGGCGATCCCTACATTTTCGGGCGCGGAGCCGAAGAGGCCGAGGAGCTGCTCGAAGCCGGGCTCGAATTCGAGGTCGTCCCCGGCGTGACCTCGGCCGTGGCTGGCGCGGCCTATGCGGGCATTCCGCTCACGCATCGCAAGTACGCTTCCTCCGTGTCGCTCATCACCGGCCACGAGGACCCGACCAAGCCTGATTCCGCCCATAACTGGCCGGCTCTGGCCACGGCGGCCAGTACGCTGTGCTTCTACATGGGCGTGAAGAATCTGCCGTACATCTCGGCCAAGCTGATCGAGAACGGGATGCGCGCGGACATGCCCGCCGCCCTGGTGCGCTGGGGCACGACAAGCGAGCATCAGTCCTGGGTCTCGACCATCGGCGAGATCCCGGCCATGGCCGAGCGTGAAGGGGTGAAGGCTCCGTCCATGCTGGTCGTGGGCGAGGTGGTGCAGCTGCACGACACCCTGAACTGGTTCGAGAAGCTGCCCCTGCACGGCAAGGGCGTGGTCGTGACCCGGGCCCGGGAGCAGGCCAGCGGTCTGAAGGACACGCTGGAAGGCTTGGGCGCGGCCTGCTACGAGTTTCCGACCATCACCATCGTGCCCCTGGAGGATTATGCTCCGGTCCGCGCGGCCATAGACCGCCTGCAGGATTACGACTGGGCCATTTTCACCTCCGTCAACGGCGTGCGTCATTTCTGGAACCAGCTCGAACTCGTGGGCAAGGACGCCCGGGCTTTCGGCGCCATGCAGATCGCGGCCATCGGACCTGCCACGGCCGAGGCGCTCCTGGAGCGCGGCATCCGTCCCGACTTCATCCCGCCCAAGTACGTGGCCGAATCCGTGGTCGAGGGGCTGCTTGAGCGTGGCATCGCAGGCAAACGCGTCCTCATCCCCCGCGCCAGGGTCGCCCGTGAAGTGCTGCCCGAGGAGTTGGCCAAGGTCGCGGCCCAGGTGGACGTGCTTCCGGTCTACGAGACGCAGTTGACCCAGGAGGACGGCGCCGAGATCATCGATCTTCTCGAAAAGGGCAGGCTCCATTACCTGACCTTCTCCAGCTCATCCACGGTGGAGAACTTCTTCGCCCTGGTCCCGGCAGACACCCTGCGCCCCTATGTCGGCCAGGGGCTGAAGATCTGCTGCATCGGCCCCGTGACGGCAGGCACCCTGAAGGATTACGGGTTCACTCCCGACATCATGCCCGAGGACTACACCATTCCGGCCCTGGTCGAAGCACTGGTGAAGGGCTGA
- the purN gene encoding phosphoribosylglycinamide formyltransferase → MTIALGVLVSGSGSNLQAILDRVADGGLDAEIRIVIANKPDAQGLERARKAGIATACVRHDEFPERAAFDGELVRLLREAGVELVALAGFMRILTPAFLTPFAGRVVNIHPALLPACPGLRAQGQQADHGVRLAGCTVHFVDEQMDHGPVIIQAAVPAYPDDDEASLGARILEMEHRIYPQALHWIAQGRVRVEGRQVVVRDASRTMGALWANPPLEPPFDS, encoded by the coding sequence ATGACCATCGCGCTGGGCGTCCTCGTTTCCGGGTCCGGGTCCAACCTGCAGGCCATACTCGACAGGGTGGCCGACGGCGGCCTCGACGCCGAGATCCGCATCGTCATCGCCAACAAGCCTGACGCGCAGGGGCTTGAGCGCGCCCGGAAGGCGGGTATCGCAACCGCCTGCGTGCGCCACGACGAGTTTCCCGAGCGTGCGGCCTTTGACGGCGAGCTGGTCCGGCTGCTGCGGGAGGCCGGTGTCGAGCTCGTGGCCCTGGCCGGGTTCATGCGCATCCTTACCCCGGCGTTCTTGACGCCCTTTGCCGGTCGCGTGGTCAACATCCATCCCGCCCTGCTTCCGGCCTGTCCCGGGCTGCGCGCCCAGGGGCAACAGGCCGACCACGGTGTGCGGCTGGCCGGATGCACCGTGCATTTCGTGGACGAGCAGATGGATCACGGCCCGGTCATCATCCAGGCCGCCGTGCCCGCCTATCCGGACGACGACGAAGCCTCCCTTGGGGCGCGCATATTGGAGATGGAACATCGTATCTATCCCCAGGCCCTGCACTGGATCGCCCAGGGCCGGGTGCGTGTCGAGGGACGGCAGGTCGTGGTCCGGGACGCATCCAGAACCATGGGCGCGCTGTGGGCCAATCCGCCTTTGGAACCGCCTTTTGATTCTTGA
- a CDS encoding DUF1295 domain-containing protein: MTVVFLGAAVALLLTMNTMFVIGTRASDNSLIDIAYGPAFVAACLGAWLASGMELHFRPLLMFCLLCLWAVRLAVHIGLRHRGRGEDFRYRNFREQWGDTFVWRSFLQIYMLQGLVVFLVAMPILLAVAGPGSGLVWTDVLGAALFAVGFFFEAVGDWQLSRFKRTPAGKGRIMTTGLWRYTRHPNYFGEAVLWWGFFFLGLGAGHGWYGLVSPVLIGFLLLKVSGIPMLEDKYKGQPEFEAYKSATSAFFPWPPRTLKTRPGGDDSEHA; the protein is encoded by the coding sequence ATGACTGTCGTATTTCTTGGTGCGGCCGTGGCATTGCTTTTGACCATGAACACCATGTTTGTCATCGGGACGCGTGCAAGTGACAACAGCCTCATCGACATAGCCTATGGCCCGGCCTTTGTGGCGGCCTGTCTCGGAGCCTGGCTCGCGAGCGGGATGGAGTTGCATTTCAGGCCGCTGCTCATGTTCTGTCTGCTGTGTCTTTGGGCCGTGCGCCTGGCGGTGCACATCGGCTTGCGCCATCGGGGTCGCGGCGAGGATTTTCGCTACCGGAATTTTCGCGAGCAATGGGGAGACACCTTTGTCTGGCGAAGTTTCCTGCAGATTTACATGCTGCAGGGGCTGGTCGTGTTCCTGGTCGCCATGCCCATCCTTCTGGCCGTGGCCGGACCCGGATCCGGGCTCGTCTGGACCGATGTCCTGGGTGCGGCCCTCTTTGCGGTGGGCTTTTTCTTCGAGGCCGTGGGCGACTGGCAATTGTCCCGTTTCAAGAGGACTCCGGCCGGCAAGGGCAGGATCATGACCACGGGGCTGTGGCGTTACACCCGCCATCCCAATTATTTTGGCGAAGCCGTGCTGTGGTGGGGCTTCTTTTTTCTGGGGCTTGGTGCCGGGCATGGCTGGTATGGTCTGGTCAGCCCCGTACTCATCGGATTTTTGCTCCTGAAAGTATCGGGCATCCCCATGCTGGAAGACAAATACAAGGGCCAGCCTGAGTTCGAGGCCTATAAAAGCGCTACCAGCGCCTTTTTTCCCTGGCCCCCTCGCACCTTGAAAACCCGCCCCGGCGGCGACGATTCGGAGCATGCATGA
- a CDS encoding peptidylprolyl isomerase: MRTFVFALILLCLFSSTVLAEGPRVSLTTNKGIIVIELDEAKAPVSARNFLTYVSEGFYDGTVFHRVIKGFMIQGGGMDTAMHQKRGHDPIKNEADNGLKNDKYTVAMARTGEVDSATSQFFINTADNAFLNHGARDFGYAVFGRVVAGKRVVDLIEAVNTGSKGMHGDVPVEPVIIEKAEVMQ; this comes from the coding sequence ATGCGTACTTTTGTTTTTGCCTTGATTCTGCTTTGCCTGTTTTCGTCTACCGTTCTCGCGGAAGGCCCCAGGGTTTCCCTGACCACGAACAAAGGCATCATCGTCATCGAACTCGACGAGGCCAAGGCCCCTGTCTCGGCCCGGAATTTTCTGACCTACGTGAGCGAGGGCTTTTACGACGGCACGGTATTTCACCGCGTCATCAAGGGTTTCATGATCCAGGGCGGCGGCATGGATACGGCCATGCACCAGAAGCGCGGCCATGATCCCATCAAAAACGAGGCCGACAACGGTCTTAAAAATGACAAGTACACGGTCGCCATGGCCCGTACGGGCGAGGTCGATTCCGCCACGTCCCAGTTTTTCATCAACACGGCCGACAACGCGTTTTTGAATCACGGCGCTCGTGATTTCGGATACGCCGTCTTCGGCCGGGTCGTCGCGGGCAAGCGCGTGGTGGACCTTATTGAAGCCGTGAACACGGGCTCCAAGGGCATGCACGGGGATGTCCCGGTCGAGCCTGTCATCATCGAAAAGGCTGAAGTGATGCAGTGA
- a CDS encoding TRAP transporter large permease has product MEYVLLFVFLGLTALGVPVAFALCLAAATVLHFFMNMPLVMVSQMMYSGIDSFSFMAVPFFMLAGSFMSAGGVTGRLVNFSQALVGSFTGGLAQAVAVSGMFFAAISGSSAATTAALGSTMVNEMEKKGYTREWATGIVAAGGTVGIVIPPSITLVVYGVIADTSIGDLFVGGFLPGLLMGLSMMLVSWYLAKKRGLKPEGTFSTSALWTSFKDSFFALMTPVIIIGGIYGGIFTPTEAAAVAAVYGILVGLFIYKELKFKDFPKIIFQAVIGTTIIMFLVGAANVFGWLLTNLQIPHHVGTFVASLTSSPVLFLLAMNVLLLFIGTMVNASAAVVILTPIFLPVAKSLGIDPLFFGVLMVCNLAIGCITPPVGLDLFVASAITKVPLEKVMKAAVPYLLALLATLLILTLFPIITTILPSLLR; this is encoded by the coding sequence ATGGAATACGTACTGCTCTTCGTCTTTCTGGGCCTGACCGCCCTTGGCGTGCCCGTGGCCTTTGCCCTGTGTCTGGCCGCGGCCACCGTCCTACACTTTTTCATGAACATGCCCCTCGTCATGGTTTCCCAGATGATGTACTCGGGCATCGACTCGTTTTCCTTCATGGCCGTGCCCTTCTTCATGCTCGCCGGATCGTTCATGTCCGCGGGCGGCGTGACCGGCAGGCTGGTCAACTTCTCCCAGGCCCTGGTCGGCTCCTTCACCGGAGGACTGGCCCAGGCCGTGGCCGTTTCGGGCATGTTCTTCGCCGCCATCTCCGGGTCGTCCGCCGCCACCACCGCCGCACTGGGTTCGACCATGGTCAATGAGATGGAAAAGAAAGGCTACACGCGCGAGTGGGCCACCGGCATCGTCGCCGCCGGCGGCACCGTGGGCATCGTCATTCCGCCGTCCATCACCCTGGTCGTGTATGGCGTCATCGCCGACACCTCCATCGGCGATCTGTTCGTGGGCGGTTTCCTGCCCGGCCTGCTCATGGGTCTGTCCATGATGCTGGTCAGTTGGTATCTGGCCAAAAAACGCGGGCTCAAACCCGAGGGCACGTTCTCCACCTCGGCGCTGTGGACTTCCTTCAAGGACTCCTTTTTCGCCCTCATGACCCCGGTCATCATCATCGGCGGCATCTACGGCGGCATCTTCACCCCGACCGAAGCCGCGGCCGTGGCCGCCGTGTACGGCATTCTGGTCGGCCTGTTCATCTACAAGGAACTCAAATTCAAGGATTTCCCCAAGATCATCTTCCAGGCCGTCATCGGCACGACCATCATCATGTTTCTGGTCGGCGCGGCCAACGTCTTCGGGTGGCTCCTGACCAACCTGCAGATTCCCCATCATGTGGGCACCTTCGTGGCCAGCCTGACCTCATCCCCGGTTCTTTTCCTGCTGGCCATGAACGTGCTGCTGCTGTTCATCGGGACCATGGTCAACGCCTCGGCCGCCGTGGTCATCCTGACCCCCATCTTCCTCCCGGTGGCCAAGAGCCTTGGCATCGACCCGCTCTTCTTTGGCGTGCTCATGGTCTGCAACCTGGCCATCGGCTGCATCACCCCGCCGGTGGGCCTCGACCTCTTCGTGGCCAGCGCCATCACCAAGGTGCCGCTTGAAAAGGTCATGAAGGCCGCCGTGCCCTACCTGCTCGCGCTGCTGGCCACCCTGCTGATCCTGACCCTCTTTCCGATCATCACCACCATCCTGCCCAGCCTGCTGCGCTAG
- a CDS encoding TRAP transporter substrate-binding protein encodes MKRFFMCAVLVIAVALTIPAFAKTVLKLGHIAEVSHPYAKGADHFAKLVGEKSGGEMEVQVFPSSQLGSQKDMTEGLIYGTIDMVLTGTADLGQFQPKMSLFDLPFLFKDRAHAYKALDTVGMELGKELEPRGLKLLGYMENGIRHLTNNVRPVKAPADMDGLKIRVMSNKIYIETIKSLGGSPTPMAFGELYSAMQQGTVDGQENPSAHIYTKRFFEVQKYASMTAHAYAPEPVLISMVTWSKLSDAQKAIIQEAATEAVAWQRELSTQQDNEYWDKIKATGKIEVIEVDRAPFMEATQPVWKEFAPTVGQDNIDKVLALGK; translated from the coding sequence ATGAAACGTTTCTTCATGTGTGCAGTCCTTGTGATCGCAGTAGCCCTGACCATTCCCGCCTTTGCCAAAACAGTGCTCAAGCTCGGCCATATCGCCGAAGTCAGCCATCCCTATGCCAAGGGCGCCGACCATTTCGCCAAGCTGGTCGGGGAAAAGTCCGGCGGAGAAATGGAAGTCCAGGTCTTCCCGTCCTCCCAGTTGGGCAGCCAGAAGGACATGACCGAGGGTCTCATCTACGGCACCATCGACATGGTCCTGACCGGCACCGCGGACCTCGGGCAGTTCCAGCCCAAGATGTCCCTTTTCGACCTGCCCTTCCTGTTCAAGGACCGCGCCCACGCCTACAAGGCTCTGGACACCGTGGGCATGGAACTGGGCAAGGAGCTTGAGCCCCGCGGCCTGAAGCTGCTGGGCTACATGGAGAACGGCATCCGCCACCTGACCAACAACGTCCGTCCGGTCAAAGCCCCGGCCGACATGGATGGCCTCAAGATCCGCGTCATGTCCAACAAGATCTACATCGAAACCATCAAGTCCCTCGGCGGCTCCCCCACGCCCATGGCCTTCGGCGAGCTCTACTCCGCCATGCAGCAGGGCACCGTAGACGGACAGGAAAACCCCAGCGCACACATCTACACCAAGCGCTTCTTCGAAGTGCAGAAGTACGCATCCATGACCGCCCACGCCTATGCCCCGGAACCGGTGCTCATCTCCATGGTTACCTGGAGCAAGCTCAGCGACGCCCAAAAGGCCATTATCCAGGAAGCCGCCACCGAGGCCGTCGCCTGGCAGCGCGAACTCTCCACCCAGCAGGACAACGAGTACTGGGACAAGATCAAGGCCACCGGCAAGATCGAGGTCATCGAAGTCGACCGCGCCCCGTTCATGGAAGCCACCCAGCCCGTGTGGAAGGAATTCGCCCCCACTGTCGGACAGGACAACATCGACAAGGTGCTGGCTCTCGGCAAATAG
- the amrA gene encoding AmmeMemoRadiSam system protein A, with translation MNTFELVLTDEEKRFCKDLVVWVIRDHLGLASGPKPALESRTLSEELGAFVTLKREGRLRGCIGNIVGKGPLAATIERMAGAAAFEDPRFSPLTAGELDDLDIEVSVMGPLSPCPDPELIEVGRHGLYIRKSVHSGLLLPQVATEWGWDRETFLDQTCVKAGLPKGTWRKPKTEIWWFEAVIF, from the coding sequence ATGAACACATTCGAACTGGTTTTGACCGATGAGGAGAAGCGCTTCTGCAAGGACCTCGTGGTCTGGGTCATCCGGGATCATCTCGGTCTGGCTTCCGGGCCGAAGCCCGCTCTTGAGTCCAGGACCCTGAGCGAGGAGCTGGGCGCTTTTGTGACCTTGAAGCGCGAGGGACGCCTGCGCGGCTGCATCGGCAACATCGTCGGCAAGGGCCCGCTGGCCGCCACCATCGAGCGCATGGCGGGCGCGGCGGCCTTCGAGGACCCACGCTTTTCTCCGCTGACGGCAGGGGAGCTCGATGATCTGGATATCGAGGTCTCGGTCATGGGGCCGCTCTCGCCGTGTCCCGACCCGGAACTGATCGAGGTCGGCCGGCACGGGCTCTATATCCGCAAATCCGTGCATTCCGGCCTGCTGTTGCCTCAGGTGGCCACGGAGTGGGGCTGGGACCGCGAAACATTTCTGGATCAGACCTGCGTCAAGGCCGGCCTGCCCAAGGGAACCTGGCGCAAACCCAAGACGGAGATCTGGTGGTTTGAAGCCGTCATTTTTTAA
- a CDS encoding ATP-binding protein, whose amino-acid sequence MRSWLHIISRLRPATIQAHLIHMVLALVVIQIAVSWHVISGLTEEMLHEQIGQTALQTARTIAQIPRIRQALLEGDPQGEIQTLAENIRTQTGASFVVIGDSAQKRYSHPVPARIGQTFVGGDTGPALQEGKSYVSEAVGTLGRSLRGMTPILDEDNSIIGFVSVGYLSESIHQSISAHLDKPLMYIIGMSVVGILSAVVIAGRLKKLTLGLEPSEITSLYLERVAVLQTIREGVLAIDHHGNIRVANQAAQRYAGLSLDERFAGRPASGIIPEAGLEQALRTGQSEFDQERTVNGQELIFNIVPVFQDQKIQGVVASFRRKDELDLLAAELSRVQEYSELLRVQTHEYSNKLHTIAGLIQIEAYREALELVVTESSGYEEFIRFLGESVPHPVIAAIILGKYNRAKELRINFAIDRDSSMADVPKWIRQEKIVTIVGNLLDNAFDAVLTQPQQLRMVEMSFTDLGNDIVFEVEDAGPGVAVDQLERIFEKGVSSKGRGRRGVGLYLVRQRLDELNGQIMVSRGSLGGALFTVVIPKEQT is encoded by the coding sequence ATGCGATCCTGGCTCCACATAATCAGCCGACTGCGGCCCGCCACCATCCAGGCACATCTGATCCACATGGTGCTGGCCCTGGTCGTCATTCAGATCGCCGTCAGCTGGCACGTCATCTCCGGGCTGACCGAAGAGATGCTGCATGAACAGATCGGCCAGACGGCCCTGCAAACAGCCAGGACCATCGCCCAGATCCCGCGCATCCGGCAGGCGCTGCTCGAAGGCGACCCGCAAGGGGAAATTCAAACCCTGGCCGAAAACATCCGCACTCAGACCGGCGCATCGTTCGTGGTCATCGGCGACAGCGCGCAGAAGCGCTATTCACACCCGGTGCCCGCACGCATAGGCCAGACCTTTGTCGGCGGAGACACCGGGCCTGCCTTGCAGGAAGGTAAATCCTATGTTTCCGAAGCGGTCGGAACCCTTGGCAGGTCCCTACGCGGGATGACTCCGATCCTGGACGAGGACAACTCCATCATCGGCTTCGTATCTGTTGGCTATCTATCCGAAAGCATTCATCAATCAATCTCTGCCCACTTGGACAAGCCGCTCATGTACATCATCGGCATGAGCGTGGTCGGCATCCTGAGCGCCGTGGTCATCGCCGGGCGCCTCAAGAAGCTGACCCTGGGCCTTGAACCATCTGAAATAACCAGCCTGTATCTGGAACGTGTCGCCGTCCTGCAGACAATCCGCGAGGGAGTTCTGGCCATCGACCACCATGGCAACATCCGCGTCGCAAACCAGGCTGCGCAGCGCTATGCGGGGCTGAGCCTCGATGAACGTTTTGCGGGCAGACCCGCCTCCGGCATCATCCCGGAGGCGGGTCTTGAGCAGGCTCTGCGCACGGGCCAATCCGAGTTTGACCAGGAACGAACCGTCAACGGTCAGGAGCTCATCTTCAACATCGTGCCCGTTTTCCAGGACCAGAAAATTCAGGGCGTCGTGGCCAGTTTCAGGCGCAAGGACGAGCTTGACCTCCTGGCTGCGGAGCTTTCGCGAGTGCAGGAATACTCCGAACTGCTGCGCGTACAGACCCATGAATACTCGAACAAGCTGCACACCATCGCAGGACTCATTCAGATCGAAGCCTACCGCGAAGCCCTGGAACTGGTGGTCACCGAATCCTCGGGCTATGAGGAATTCATCCGATTCCTTGGCGAATCCGTGCCCCATCCGGTCATTGCAGCCATCATCCTCGGCAAGTACAACAGGGCCAAGGAGCTCAGGATCAATTTCGCCATCGACCGGGACAGCAGCATGGCCGATGTGCCAAAATGGATTCGCCAGGAAAAGATCGTGACCATTGTCGGCAACCTCCTGGACAACGCCTTTGATGCGGTCCTGACGCAGCCGCAGCAACTGCGCATGGTCGAGATGTCCTTCACGGACCTTGGCAACGACATCGTCTTCGAGGTCGAGGATGCCGGGCCGGGAGTGGCCGTGGACCAGCTTGAGCGGATTTTCGAGAAAGGGGTTTCATCCAAGGGCCGTGGGCGGCGCGGAGTCGGGCTGTATCTGGTCCGCCAGCGTCTGGATGAGCTGAACGGACAGATCATGGTCAGCCGCGGCAGCCTGGGCGGCGCTCTTTTCACCGTGGTCATTCCCAAGGAGCAGACATGA
- a CDS encoding TRAP transporter small permease, producing MDKLLKGVRSVLYGFSVVAMSIMLLIIFAQVVTRYMFGYTPEWSEELARFLFVWVVFLGSALIMGETGHLAVQFLPDKFKGTRFGTILDVIINACGYVFIILLLTQGWKMTSIMTFQRAPGLDIPMSWVYVIIPVSCVLMLLYLFKETLRIIRDISKSRARQEG from the coding sequence ATGGACAAGCTCCTCAAGGGCGTGCGCTCGGTACTGTACGGATTTTCCGTCGTCGCCATGTCGATCATGCTCCTGATCATCTTTGCCCAGGTCGTGACCCGCTACATGTTCGGATACACCCCTGAATGGTCCGAGGAGCTGGCACGTTTCCTCTTTGTCTGGGTCGTTTTCCTGGGCTCGGCGCTGATCATGGGAGAAACCGGACATCTGGCCGTGCAGTTTCTGCCGGACAAGTTCAAGGGCACCCGCTTCGGCACCATTCTGGACGTCATCATCAACGCCTGCGGATATGTATTCATCATCCTGCTCCTGACCCAGGGCTGGAAAATGACCTCCATCATGACCTTCCAGCGCGCCCCGGGCCTCGATATTCCCATGAGCTGGGTCTATGTCATCATCCCTGTCAGCTGCGTGCTCATGCTCCTGTACCTCTTCAAGGAGACCCTGCGCATCATCAGGGACATTTCCAAATCTCGCGCCAGGCAGGAGGGATAG